The genomic region CCGCTTCCAAAATACCAGCAACTTTTTTCACCGCCAGCATCATTTCAGAATATAGATTGTCATCCAAAGAAAATACGTAATCGCCCGGATTCTGCTTCGGAATCACCACAGTAAAACCTGGTGTATTAGGAAACGACGTTAAAAATGCTAGGAACTTCTCATCTTCCCAAATCTTCCAAGATTTCATTTTTCCAGATACGATGTCGTCAAAAATTGTGCGATTCATAATTACTCCNNNNNNNNNNNNNNNNNNNNNNNNNNNNNNNNNNNNNNNNNNNNNNNNNNNNNNNNNNNNNNNNNNNNNNNNNNNNNNNNNNNNNNNNNNNNNNNNNNNN from Candidatus Nanosynbacter sp. HMT-352 harbors:
- a CDS encoding HIT family protein codes for the protein GVIMNRTIFDDIVSGKMKSWKIWEDEKFLAFLTSFPNTPGFTVVIPKQNPGDYVFSLDDNLYSEMMLAVKKVAGILEAVSWTFWNSFKELLHTIIVVAQKLVIKEAVLCADREFVAAREIAKKDRRR